One Blastocatellia bacterium genomic window, TCAGTATTTACGCGCGCGGCAACCACAGCCTCCTTCACTCGCTGCTGTTGAGCAGGCCGCATCAAATCGCAGCATCGGTGAGCAGACCTATAAGAACGATTGCGCAGCCTGCCACGGCCGCGCTGGCGAAGGGACGCCATTGGGCTCGCCGCTGGCGACGGCTGATAGCCGCATTCGCGGGCGTCGGGCCGAGGCCTATCGGGCGCTGACTCAAGGTGTGGCCAACACCGCCATGCCCCAATACACCGGCTATGATGCAGTGACGCTCCGCTCCTTGCTTGATTATGTAACGGCGCTTCCCATCGTCGCGGGATCACGAGCATCATGGCGCATCGGGTCAGGAGACGCCGCTTCCGGCAAGATGCTTTACCTGAAAAACTGCGCCGGCTGTCATGGTGAAGGCGGCGCCGGCAAACTGGGTCCTGCACTGGCCAATGCGGGGTTCCTGAAGGCAGCAACGCGTGAATATATTGCCGCCACCATTGTGCGTGGACGCGCCGGCACGCCGATGCCGGCCTTCGGACGCGATAGTGTGAATTATTCGACGCTCGCGCCAAACGAGGTTCTGGACATCACTGCTTTTGTGCGCGAGCAGCTCGGACGATGACGTCAATGGTAGCCGACACTGTGGCTGCCAAAGAAAGGATGATTACAGATACCATGACAAACTTGGTCACCAACCATACGGCATGGAGACAGAGGGGAATAAGAGCGATTTTAGGACCTCATGCTCTGCGACCCCGCTTTGGTGAGCAATGAAAGGGGGAATGATTATGGACCGACGCAATTTCCTACAAGCTGCTTCGGCAATGGGCTTCAGCGCGCTGGTGGCTAGCGTGAGCAAAGCGTGGGCGCTGGAATCAGTCAGCAATCCGCTTGCGCACTACCCGAATCGCGATTGGGAGAAAGTCTACCGTGATTTATTCAAGGTGGACGATTCATTTGTCTTTTTGTGTGCGCCGAATGATACGCATAACTGTCTGCTGCGTGCATACGTGCGCAACGGCGTCGTGGTGCGGATTGGTCCGACGATGCGGTATGGCGAGGCTGAAGACATTTATGGCAATAGGACTTCGCATCGGTGGGACCCGCGGTGTTGTCAGAAAGGATTGGCGCTGACGCGTCGGTTCTACGGCGACCGCCGTGTGCGCTACCCGATGATTCGCAAGGGATTCAAAGAGTGGGTCGAGAGCGGATTCCCGCGCGACCGGGATGGCAAGCCGCCGGAGAAATACTTTCGTCGCGGCTGGGATAGTTGGGAAAAGATCGGCTGGGACGAAGCCGCTGACATCGTCGCGCGCACGTTGCACAACATTGCCGTGACCTATAGCGGCCCAGATGGCGCGCGCAAGCTGGCCGCTCAACATTACGAGCAGGAGTCCATCGCCGCGATGAAGGGCGCCGGCACGCAATGTTTGAAGTTTCGCGGCGGCATGCCGCTGCTCGGCGTGACGCGAGTGATGGCGCTCTATCGGCTGGCCGGCGCGCTTGCCTTGATGGACAGCAAGATTCGTGGCGTCGGGCCGGATCAGGCGCTTGGCGGGCGTGGTTGGGATAACTATTCATGGCATACCGATCTGCCGCCGGGCCATACAATGGTCACGGGGACGCAAACCGTCGAATTCGATTTGCATGCAGTCGAGCGGGCGAAGCTCGTGCTCGTCTGGGGCATGAACTGGATTACCACCAAAATGCCCGATTCGCACTGGCTCACCGAAGCGCGACTGAAAGGGACCAAAGTCATCGTCATCGCCTGCGAGTACGCGGCCACATCCAACAAAGCTGATGAGGCGATCATCGTGCGCCCCGGCGCGACGCCGGCGCTGGCTTTAGGCGTTTGCCATGTGCTCATTCGAGACAAGCTCTACGATGAGGCCTTCGTCAAGCGATTCACTGATCTGCCGCTGCTGGTGCGCATGGACACGTTGAAACTGCTTCGCGCGGCCGATTTGCCCAATGCTGAACCGCTCGCTCCGTTGACGAACTTCACGACCGTGCTGCCTCCGGGGCAAGCGCCGCCACCGCCAGGCATGCAACAAGGACAATTCATACCAGCCGCGTTGCGCCAACAGTGGGGCGACGCCGTGATCTGGGACCGCGCCAAGAACGCGCCGGTCCGGCTGACGCGCGATATGGTCGGCGCGCACTTTGACAAAGCACAGCTCGATCCGGCGCTGGAAGGCCAGTACCAGGTCACACTGGCTAACGGCCAACAAGTCGCTTGCCGACCCGTCTTCGACCTGGTCAAGCAATATATCATGGAGAACTTCTCGCCGAGCGCGACCGAGCAGATGACCTGGGCACCCAAAGAGGCCATTGAACATCTGGCGCGACAAATCGCCCAAGCCAAGGGCCAAACGCTGATCGCCGTCGGCATGGGACCGAATCAGTTCTTCAACAACGATCTGAAGGATCGAACACAATTTCTCATGGCTGCGCTGACCAACAATATCGGCCATCTGAGCGGCAATATCGGCAGCTATGCCGGCAACTATCGCATTGCGCTGTTCAATGGGTTGCCGCAGTACATGATGGAGAATCCGTTCGACATCGAGCTGGACCCCGCCAAACCGTCTCGCCCGAAACAATACTGGCGACCCGAATCGGCGCATTATTACAACCACGAAGATCACCCGTTGAAAGTCGGCAACAGAATGTTCACTGGCAAAGGACACATGCCGACGCCGACTAAATCGCTCTGGTTCGCCAATGCCAATTCGATTCTCGGCAATGTGAAGTGGCATTACAACGTCGTCAACAACGTGCTGCCGCGCATCGAAATGATCGCCGTCAACGAATGGTGGTGGTCCACCTCGTGCGAATACGCCGACATCGTGTTTGCCGTTGATTCGTGGGCTGAGATGAAGCAGCCCGACATGACGGCATCGGTGACGAATCCGTTTTTGCAAATCTTTCCCCGCACGCCGCTGCCGCGCATCTTTGATACGCGCGGTGACGGAGAGGTCGTCGCCATGGTGGCCGAGAAACTGGCCAAGATCACCGGCGATGCGCGATTCAACGATTACTTCAAATTCATTCGGGAAGGCCGCGCCGATGTCTACCTGCAACGCATTATCAATGCCAGTTCTTCCGCCAAGGGCTATCAGTTCGCTGAGCTGGAGGCCAAGGCTAAAGAAGGCGTTCCGGCGCTGCTGTTGGCTCGCACCGCGCCGCGCACTGGTGGCTACGAGCAAATTCAAGACTCGAAGCCGTGGTATACCAAGAGCGGACGGCTCGAATTCTATCGCGACGAAGATGAATTCATCGCCTATGGCGAAAACCTACCGGTTTACCGTGAGCC contains:
- a CDS encoding molybdopterin-dependent oxidoreductase gives rise to the protein MDRRNFLQAASAMGFSALVASVSKAWALESVSNPLAHYPNRDWEKVYRDLFKVDDSFVFLCAPNDTHNCLLRAYVRNGVVVRIGPTMRYGEAEDIYGNRTSHRWDPRCCQKGLALTRRFYGDRRVRYPMIRKGFKEWVESGFPRDRDGKPPEKYFRRGWDSWEKIGWDEAADIVARTLHNIAVTYSGPDGARKLAAQHYEQESIAAMKGAGTQCLKFRGGMPLLGVTRVMALYRLAGALALMDSKIRGVGPDQALGGRGWDNYSWHTDLPPGHTMVTGTQTVEFDLHAVERAKLVLVWGMNWITTKMPDSHWLTEARLKGTKVIVIACEYAATSNKADEAIIVRPGATPALALGVCHVLIRDKLYDEAFVKRFTDLPLLVRMDTLKLLRAADLPNAEPLAPLTNFTTVLPPGQAPPPPGMQQGQFIPAALRQQWGDAVIWDRAKNAPVRLTRDMVGAHFDKAQLDPALEGQYQVTLANGQQVACRPVFDLVKQYIMENFSPSATEQMTWAPKEAIEHLARQIAQAKGQTLIAVGMGPNQFFNNDLKDRTQFLMAALTNNIGHLSGNIGSYAGNYRIALFNGLPQYMMENPFDIELDPAKPSRPKQYWRPESAHYYNHEDHPLKVGNRMFTGKGHMPTPTKSLWFANANSILGNVKWHYNVVNNVLPRIEMIAVNEWWWSTSCEYADIVFAVDSWAEMKQPDMTASVTNPFLQIFPRTPLPRIFDTRGDGEVVAMVAEKLAKITGDARFNDYFKFIREGRADVYLQRIINASSSAKGYQFAELEAKAKEGVPALLLARTAPRTGGYEQIQDSKPWYTKSGRLEFYRDEDEFIAYGENLPVYREPVDSTFYEPNVIVGAPHPCFKHEEPSVYGLDADDLSCETRQVRNIVKPWSVVAQTQHPLAKDGYRFIFHTPKYRHGSHTTPIDTDMVAVLFGPFGDLYRHDKRMPFVTEGYVDINPADAKELGIEDGDYVWIDSDPSDRPYRGWKQGDPAYKVARLLCRARYYPGTPRGVTRMWFNMYAATPGSVKGAESRPDGLAKNPDTNYQAMFRGGSHQSATRGWLKPTLMTDSLPRKELMGHAMGQGFLPDSHCPTGAPREAIVKITRAEPGGLGGQGLWRPAQLGLRPGYESDAMKKFLNGEFITTKER